Proteins from a single region of Neodiprion virginianus isolate iyNeoVirg1 chromosome 4, iyNeoVirg1.1, whole genome shotgun sequence:
- the LOC124302906 gene encoding cilia- and flagella-associated protein 69-like has translation MTSKDSNNWYQSPCDLSKLCRCPDLTKSKLKPLEGVGMKCRKKDLSSTIKKLVELVSDPVTSVNTFRICQHLDDFVNLNNNQAFYLKDLDDIMCILEFLALQARHVAEYQKYLDEMLELCGMPPLLKKSSDGLFCVEVLEHYFTLFAYLLVILPTVPEILMVHRAIHRLLDRKKVGHIAAVKLDHCHRAVEGSILPVIITALLEIATDEIHPRMLETTLLVASISHKCCYRMMEAGVFEHILIRLDRNYATRPKHKPAPEIPENELGADCQSELVLLISNIIWTLLESIMLPETLSKDINILVKPPSQSAMWSLRHAFKREVRCAGRNRSSVTLRNDLAAIMLAILATLPDWKFVQSGLAEDLVILAVATEFGTENTWANGVRFGNSNEDFRFKKILILIMCYLSKIGASVEIMKQRRLMASILSLINPDAKEMNKSLNEMQFWDLHKYALYALAVLLPLIPEKFIEYRGTNRILMILEWSMLKRCDSQLILNCMKTLNAIIMSEKEIIRKDFQDQGAVGTVLKVIHFVLSVNVINSEHQRILTHAMMILEALIKNNKRYQMMYGEQGIKMVLRLLHRCFYDKTELHFEPDSR, from the exons ATGACGAGTAAAGATTCAAACAATTGGTATCAAAGTCCATGTGATTTGTCGAAACTCTGTCGCTGTCCAGATCTCACTAAGAGTAAACTGAAGCCTTTGGAAGGCGTGGGTATGAAATGTCGCAAAAAAGACTTGAGCAGCACGATAAAAAAGCTCGTGGAACTCGTCTCCGATCCGGTGACCAGTGTGAACACGTTCAGAATTTGCCAGCACTTGGACGACTTTGTCAATCTCAACAACAATCAGGCATTC TACCTGAAGGATCTAGACGACATAATGTGCATTCTCGAGTTCTTGGCACTGCAAGCACGACATGTTGCAGAGTATCAAAAATACCTGGACGAGATGCTGGAACTATGTGGAATGCCTCCGCTGTTGAAGAAATCATCGGATGGACTTTTCTGCGTGGAAGTACTTGAGCACTATTTCACCTTGTTCGCTTATCTCCTGGTGATCCTACCAACGGTTCCCGAGATTCTGATGGTTCATCGAGCGATTCACCGACTGCTTGACAGGAAAAAAGTGGGCCACATAGCCGCCGTCAAGTTGGACCACTGTCATCGCGCAGTCGAAGGATCTATTTTACCCGTTATCATCACGGCGTTGCTTGAAATCGCAACTGACGAAATTCATCCCAGGATGTTGGAAACCACCTTGCTGGTTGCTTCCATCTCGCATAAATGCT GCTACAGAATGATGGAGGCTGGAGTTTTTGAGCACATTTTGATCCGTCTTGATCGCAATTATGCTACCAGACCAAAGCACAAACCGGCACCAGAAATCCCAGAAAACGAATTGGGGGCGGATTGTCAGTCGGAGTTAGTGTTACTGATATCGAACATCATATGGACGCTCTTGGAGTCTATAATGTTGCCGGAAACGTTGTCAAAAGATATAAATATCCTGGTAAAACCGCCGTCCCAATCCGCAATGTG GAGTCTTCGTCATGCGTTTAAACGAGAAGTTCGCTGTGCTGGTCGGAATCGGAGCAGCGTCACGTTGAGAAATGACTTGGCAGCTATAATGCTAGCAATCCTTGCCACTCTTCCGGATTGGAAATTTGTCCAGTCCGGACTGGCCGAAGACCTCGTGATCCTCGCTGTAGCGACTGAATTCGGGACCGAAAACACGTGGGCGAATGGCGTGAGGTTCGGTAATTCCAACGAAGATTTTCGgttcaaaaaaatactgatATTGATCATGTGTTATCTGAGTAAAATAGGAGCTAGTGTGgag ATCATGAAACAGAGAAGACTTATGGCGAGTATTTTGAGCTTAATCAATCCAGACGccaaagaaatgaataaatcgcTAAATGAAATGCAGTTCTGGGACTTACACAAGTACGCTTTATACGCTCTTGCAGTCCTTCTTCCACTGATACCTGAGAAGTTCATTGAATACAGAGGAACTAATAG GATACTGATGATCCTCGAATGGAGTATGTTAAAGCGATGCGATTCTCAGCTAATTTTAAACTGCATGAAAACGTTGAATGCCATCATCATGAGcgagaaagaaattattcgcAAAGATTTTCAAGATCAGGGTGCGGTTGGAACAGTTTTGA AAGTTATCCACTTTGTTCTGTCCGTGAACGTTATCAACTCTGAACATCAACGTATATTAACTCACGCGATGATGATTCTGGAGGCTTTGATCAAGAACAATAAGCGTTATCAAATGATGTACGGTGAACAAGGGATTAAAATGGTACTGAGACTGCTGCATAGATGCTTTTACGACAAAACCGAGCTGCACTTTGAGCCAGACAGCAGgtaa
- the LOC124302907 gene encoding cilia- and flagella-associated protein 69-like, which translates to MFKCRLAITVGMFVWECIVWCSPNLRMFVERGAVYLMLDIIDATVFPVRVVFLGALCDMCDEGGYETQFCTWRGRNKELGLMSLLAKIWREEEIKIRAKRTEDGCIDDLELPLMGINQWFATFHRKCPKTTSPALEDMMGSCRPKIYAIRKILERDTERYEIAQNHYRIFLQEIPIEDQITMLLIDHYFRMKQGEVWVEVHRDIHRIGLLPIRTDGEMIFLMLQRQQRQALSIKESQDAILKAAKEAELRKEKATYKEIIDSKLAPTLDALHQIDFISRTTDPRFMYRSKNRQRAEVERALHFPVDADPQSCHRTFLGKTNVTAIMNHQHTIQSEALANAEPDKYKLMPVSPLISGCTTPSIVAEASDGLSCRACFMSGLPCFHHEQQPH; encoded by the exons ATGTTCAAGTGCAGACTTGCAATCACGGTAGGTATGTTCGTCTGGGAATGCATAGTCTGGTGTTCGCCGAACTTGAGGATGTTCGTTGAACGAGGTGCGGTTTACCTCATGCTTGACATCATAGATGCAACGGTTTTTCCTGTTCGAGTTGTTTTCTTGGGTGCTCTCTGCGACATGTGTGACGAGGGAGGCTATGAGACACAATTCTGCACTTGGCGAGGTCGTAACAAAGAACTGGGCCTCATGTCGTTGCTAGCTAAAATATGGAGGGAAGAAGAAATTAAGATCAGGGCTAAGAGGACCGAAGATGGCTGCATTGatg ACCTTGAGTTGCCATTAATGGGTATAAATCAGTGGTTCGCCACGTTTCATCGAAAGTGTCCCAAAACAACGAGTCCAGCGTTAGAAGACATGATGGGATCCTGTCGACCGAAAATATACGCGATTCGTAAAATTCTCGAACGTGATACGGAGAGATACGAGATAGCACAGAATcattacagaatatttttacaagaAATACCCATAGAGGATCAG ATTACGATGCTGTTAATAGATCACTACTTTCGGATGAAACAGGGAGAGGTATGGGTAGAAGTTCACAGAGACATTCACAGGATCGGTCTGCTGCCGATCCGCACAGACGGTGAGATGATATTTCTGATGCTCCAGAGGCAACAAAGGCAAGCTCTGTCTATCAAGGAGAGTCAAGATGCTATCTTAAAGGCGGCAAAAGAGGCTGAACTTCGGAAAGAAAAGGCGACGTACAAAGAAATCATAGATTCGAAGCTTGCGCCGACACTGGACGCCCTGCACCAGATCGATTTCATATCCAGAACTACCGACCCGAGGTTCATGTATCGCAGCAAAAATCGCCAGAGAGCGGAAGTCGAACGTGCGCTTCATTTTCCGGTGGACGCGGATCCCCAATCCTGCCACAGAACGTTTCTCGGCAAAACAAATGTCACG GCCATAATGAATCACCAGCATACTATACAAAGTGAAGCCCTTGCTAACGCCGAACCCGATAAATATAAACTGATGCCCGTGTCGCCTTTGATATCCGGTTGTACAACCCCGTCGATCGTCGCCGAAGCTTCCGACGGGCTTTCGTGTCGTGCATGCTTCATGTCTGGCCTACCATGCTTTCATCACGAACAGCAGCCGCACTGA
- the LOC124302136 gene encoding 39S ribosomal protein L47, mitochondrial, giving the protein MASLAKVVNISRAINNVSKLFTNLTISPNIKCTSVLVSQLRVPRYGCAYVHTTPRRRALMEFFDDAKNWGEFDVKVGRAWRKDELRIKSNEDLHKLWFVLLKERNMLLTMEHAAKKDLEILPNPERKYKVEESMSNLETVVRERNKAYHLLETGEDGERPGKLVHNQLGMMYYYRMCEHTIPKFMNNKWRQKYKFGYSGSAVHKFRKLYREKLWNEKRKARNRDRNHVMHLMKRFPNLDLEAVKEQYPDVDIENLKSQKKARGHFVPQ; this is encoded by the exons ATGGCATCCCTTGCAAAAGTCGTGAATATTTCGAGGGCGATAAACAAtgtttcgaaactttttacaAACTTAACAATATCGCCAAATATTAAATGCACGTCAGTACTGGTGTCGCAATTAAG GGTACCTCGTTATGGTTGCGCATATGTTCATACTACACCAAGGCGAAGAGCTCTGATGGAATTCTTTGATGATGCAAAGAATTGGGGCGAATTCGACGTGAAAGTTGGACGAGCTTGGAGGAAGGATGAATTAAGAATTAAAAGTAACGAGGATCTCCACAAATTATG GTTTGTTCTACTGAAAGAACGCAACATGCTTTTAACAATGGAACATGCTGCCAAGAAAGATCTTGAGATCTTACCAAACCCAGAACGAAAATATAAAGTTGAAGAAAGCATGAGTAATCTGGAAACAGTTGTCCGTGAAAGAAATAAAGCTTACCATCTCCTTGAAACTGGCGAGGACGGCGAGCGTCCTGGAAAATTAGTTCACAATCAACTAG GCATGATGTATTATTACCGTATGTGTGAACACACCATTCCCAAATTTATGAACAACAAATGGAGACAAAAGTACAAGTTTGGGTATAGCGGCAGTGCAGTTCACAAATTCCGTAAACTTTACAGAGAAAAGTTATGGAATGAAAAACGCAAGGCTAGAAA cCGCGACCGTAATCATGTAATGCATCTCATGAAACGATTCCCCAACTTGGATCTAGAGGCTGTAAAAGAACAGTATCCTGATGTTGACATCGAGAACCTTAAATCGCAGAAAAAAGCACGGGGACACTTCGTGCCTCAGTAA